CGTCCTCGTCCAGCACTGGAATGCCCCGTTCCTCAGCGTCGTCCTGCTTGCTACCGGCCCCGGGCCCAGCCACCACGTAGTCGGTGTTGCCGCTGACGCTGGAGGTCGCGTTTGCGCCGTGCTGCTCCACGAACCGCTGCACCTCGCTGCGCGTCCAGTCCTCCAGGCTGCCGGTAAAGACGAACGTGAGGCCGTCGAGGGGGGCCTCGTCGTCCGCGTACGGGTTGGTCAGGTCCAGCCCGGCGCCCCGAATCTCGTCGATCACCCGCTGGTTGTCGGCGTCCGCGAAGAAGGTGACGATGCTGTGGGCCACCTCGGGCCCGATGTCGTCGATCTCCGTGAGGGCGTCCTCGTCGGCGTCCACGAGGGCGTCGAGCGAGGCGAAGTGCTGCGCGAGGAGGCGGGCCGTGGCCGAGCCGACCAGCGGGATGCCGAGGGCGTAGAGAAAGCGGTCGAGGTCCTGCGCCAGGCTCGCCTCGATCTCGTCGAGCAGGTTCTGGGCCGACTTGTCGGCGTACCGCTCCAGGGCGAGGAGGTCCGCCTTTTCGATCTCGTAAAGGTCCGAGATGTCCTGAATCAGGCCGGCGTCGATGAGCTGCTCGGCGCGCTTGTCGCCCAGCCCTTCGAGGTCGGTCGCCTCACGGGAAGCGTAGTGCTTCAGGCGCTCGCGGAACTGGGCGGGGCACGTCATGCCGCCCGTGCAGAACGCCTGCTTCTTGTCGTCGCTGAGCACCACCTCGGACCCGCAGATGGGGCACGCGTCGGGGATATGGTAGGGCGTCTCGGTGCCGTCGCGCTCGTCCTCGATCACCTTCACCACCTGCGGGATCACGTCGCCGGCCCGCTCGATGAGCACCGTGTCGCCGACCCGGATGTCCTTGCGGTCGATCTCGTTCTGGTTGTGGAGCGAGGCGCGCGTCACCTCCACGCCCCCCACCTCCACGGGCGCCAGCACGGCGACGGGCGTGATGCGGCCGGTGCGCCCCACCTGCACGAAGAGGTCCTCGATCGTGGTGGTGGCGCGGCGCGGCGGAAACTTGTAGGCCGCCGCCCAGCGC
This portion of the Salinibacter grassmerensis genome encodes:
- the ligA gene encoding NAD-dependent DNA ligase LigA produces the protein MPDADPTPDLDLAAIDSEPAAAEAAEHLRAALRHHNYRYYVLDAPVVSDAEYDRLFQQLQTLEAEYPELQTPDSPTHQVGGPVRDELGTVTHPAPMLSLKAVYEEDEVRNFAETCREELGRETVTYTAEPKFDGLAVELIYEDGRLVQGATRGDGTTGEEITANVKTIKGVPLRLRDDARPVPDRLVVRGEAYMRKDEFNAFNRRREEEGKKVFANPRNAAAGSLRQLDSNITARRPLRIYFYEIAPVDGRDFATHAEVLNALPEWGLRVCADHIRRCDGIDEALAHHTALVDRRDDLPYEIDGLVIKVNDFSGHETLGMRDRDPRWAAAYKFPPRRATTTIEDLFVQVGRTGRITPVAVLAPVEVGGVEVTRASLHNQNEIDRKDIRVGDTVLIERAGDVIPQVVKVIEDERDGTETPYHIPDACPICGSEVVLSDDKKQAFCTGGMTCPAQFRERLKHYASREATDLEGLGDKRAEQLIDAGLIQDISDLYEIEKADLLALERYADKSAQNLLDEIEASLAQDLDRFLYALGIPLVGSATARLLAQHFASLDALVDADEDALTEIDDIGPEVAHSIVTFFADADNQRVIDEIRGAGLDLTNPYADDEAPLDGLTFVFTGSLEDWTRSEVQRFVEQHGANATSSVSGNTDYVVAGPGAGSKQDDAEERGIPVLDEDAFHDLLREQGIDA